TATGGCAGCAAAGGACATTGTCAGTACGCTGTACGTCGCTTCACGCCTGATTTGGCAAGGACACACGGAATGACCTACGCCACGAGGCGCGTTAGGTCGGCGGGAATAAACAGACAAGATGACAACAATGTCTGGGGACAATTTTGGGGTGTCTGTTGTGCACGTTGTTTTCGATGTTGCTTTCATTTTCAGCTGTCGCCCTGACTGAGCCTAGCCTCTTATTCTACTTCTGATCTCCCACTTGGTCGACTccgttttatttgttattcattGTGGGATTTCGGTTAGGAAATGTGGACTAGTCAACTGGCAGCCTAAATAAGGCAGTAGGATTCCATTGTAAGCAGCTAAAATCCTCAactatttcatttcatttaatttgatttatttgctgGTCTCTCTCGCTTCAATCTTGTgttttttacacaatttttttcagtgcgGAATGTTTGCCGGGGAACGCCCCTCGGTTAACGCCTTCATTTCATGCAAAACGGGAGCCTGCTGCtcatttataatgaaaactcACAAATCCAAATTCCCACAGTGCTGCAGTCGGGCGGGCCACATCCTTGAAGTGTGCGAGCGCCATGTCCTTGAGCCATTAAATCTTCACTGTGTGCTTGGCTCAAGTCGTAGGCTGGGTTAGTCGTATTTGGCATTGGCTCGgtgtcagagagagagagagagggagacagagagagaaagagaggtcAGATCAGCTCTGTTGCAGGCATTTCAGTTGGCAGGCAAAAAATTTGAAGCCAAAAGATTAAAACCATAAATTCTGTTGCGCTTAGTAGCAGTAGTAAGAGCTGCCCCATGCGAAGGGGTACAGTGCCAGAGCTATGAGAGAATTTCCTATACTAAAGTCAAACAGAAGTTATAGAGAAACTGAAATTGggtgcagaattaaattatgaaataatggCATATTTGAGACACTCAGTCTAAAAGCATCCAGTGTGTGATGTGATACTCAAAGTATAGGCAATTATTTTGATAGAAAGATACAGAACGAGTACCAATTAAAACATTTGCCATATTctgtttgaattgtttttgaaattctttctATAATATTTCGATTCATTGAATTAAGTAAGTAAAAAGTCTAAGAAATGTCTGTATTCTgagtgttttaaataaaacatttgaatGACCAAATCAATACGTATTTCAGTAGACGAAATATAAGATTCAAAAATGATTCAATATttcaaaagttaaattaaatattgtttcaaCTAATGCTCAACTATTTGCCCAAGTATCTTGAACAAAACTTGTAGGTTTCATCGAAATAATATTTCCATGGATTCTTGACGATGTTTTACCATTCCAATTCAATGGAAACTGAGCCTCAAGCGTATAAGGCATATTTTTGGCTGCTTAATAACATTACCCATACGCCATGTAtgcacacacaggcacacactaacataaacacacatactGAGACATCACTTACAGACGCGTACGCACACATTAAGCGCCTTCCACTCTGCAATCTTTTGAAAGGTTTtcggttaaaatattttacatatttttacgGAGAATGTCGAGCGTGAAAAGAGAGAGCATGGGAATGAGAACGGAAGCCCGCGAGTCAATGTGAATCCATGTATATGATACATAGTTGATAATTTCATTATGGTTTACTGTAGTTTATTGATTTTACCAACAGAAGGTGAAATGATTCGCATATATTAACATCAAGAGTTCTTCTTTTAGTCCACTTAAGAGTCATGAAATATTTACGAAATTTTGCTGGCAATAAATGGATTGCGGgccttataaataaaacataaattaaatgcctGACAGGTAATATTATTCTTAGGGCCAAACCGCTTTCGACTTAAATTGTTAACtcaaaaccattttaaaaCTTAGTTAGACATTTTGCTAAGCAACTCTTTAAATGtcagtttttgtaatttattgaatCTGTTGTgttcacttttgttttgttcctGTTATTCTAGTttagttattgttttattaattgttgcaTTAAGAGATCTAATATCTTGCTTAAGCCATGGGTCGAAAATGCCGTTTTTCTCGACCGAAGGTCACTGCATCTTATTCAACTTACAAATTAAGCCGTTCAGTAGATGATCCAAAACTGGATATACCTCCAATTGATGAAAATCGTCGATATTGGTATTTAACTCATCGCCACAAGACGGATAAGAACCACACAAAACTGCCGTATGAtgaattgaatgaaattaacAGCATTAAACGTTTTGTTAAACCCGACCGAGAATATGTCAGCCGTGAGCCAAGTTTTACCAAATTCAAAGTACCATTGTGAGTATTTGATTATAAATCTATCATTTGATAACTTTTAAGCATTCACTTTTAGCCAAATGATCTGCCAAGAACGTTACAATAGCAGCGTTAAACGCTACGATGAACAGTTTTGCAGGGAGATAAACAATCTAATCGACAATCAACCGACGGCTCGACAGGCAACGTATTTTGTGCGGTAggccaaattaaaatatttaaaaagtcattgaaaattgtattcttttttttgacCACAGCGTCGTGTCCTATACGACATTATGGCCGCCATATCATAATGAGAGCGAAATAATCGATACTAGTCGCCGATTCTATGCATTAACTCAAAAGGAGCGAAATCGCTTTCATCATATAATGTCGCATGATTACTCCTTTACTTGAGGACTGAAAGaccaataataaatttataaaaaatgtcttGAGTCAAAATTGTGGAAAAATGTTCATGTACAAATACTTTTCAATAATGCGTTTAAGCAAGTCAAACTAAGCAGTGTATATCTTGAGAAAAGTTCTCAGTGTTTACAACAAGTGTACAAGTATTTATAGTTGCAGCTCCCACAATAGGAGAAGTGGACAAATGGTCTAAGGAATTGCATATTCACTGTCATTGCCATTGGTATGCAGAATGTTGAAAAGTTATTGTAGACTCATtctgaatatttttacaattgtaatttatataatgGCCTTTCTTTGGTTAGCTGCGAGTGCATTTGAAGTCCCGTCGAGTGGACAAAAAACCAGCATAAATTCAGCAAAGAAGTACAAGCAGAAACATTCCAAAGTGTTCATTGCATATTCGATCTACATAAACAGTTTCCGTGTCCGGGCAAACACATTTACATAGCGAGCTACTCACTTGCAACTGGGGGGCGCTGTGGTGCTGTGCTCGGATGTAGCATCATCAAGGCGACCGCAGCAATGGCCACCATGCCTGTcatttacattaaatattaaccCAAAATGCTGATAACCACCACACATTACAAAACATGTTGGACACCcacaaaatgtacttgttgttgttacacaCAGacgtaaaaataattttcatcttacacttctttttttattttcgtatttttgtttgttttattttttgctacaaaaatacaccaaaaaaaatgagGCAGAGCGTACTCAAATTTTTCACTTCACTGAATTATTCATGAATGCAATTTttggcaacaaataaaatataagcagCAGCCACGCGCTGCCTTCTGAATGGCAACGTGATGGGGGaagcgtgggcgtggcatctGAAACTGCAGCTGTGCGTTGTTCTGTTGCCTCAAATGTCATTGCAATatttagcttaaattaaaaaaaaaaaaaataatgctggGAAAATATTCAAGGAAATTTTTCACGAACTTTGCGTGAGTTATGGAGTCGTATGTCAAATTTTTGGGTTTTCCCATTCCCGCAACACTGGGCGCATACTTTATATTTAGCAATCTACGTGTATATATCGCAACGCTTTTCAATAGCTTTGTGCTTAATTTTGTGGAAATAATTTCTGATGTAATAGGGGcgagttatttatttatttataagcgtCAAATGCGCTTTCAATAAAATAGTATGTGGcatattgattaaaagtgcaaatattgacacattttatgtttattatttatatgccaCATAAATCTAGATGCATTATGgtcttcttcttttgtttttggttggGTGTTTCCGTCAGCAAGGCTTGAGTTCTTTGGCAAACTTTAGAGGTGTTAACTATGTCTGTAAAATaagagtaaaataaaatgatgctATCTGTTAGTTCGTTAAGTTGCAACTGAGAAGAGCCATTAAAATAATCGCTGCAATAACCGCATTTGCACAAATTTCCACTGcgttttttatatcatttatttttgtggcttttgtCTCTTACCTTTTCGAAGTCAACAACTAGAGAAATTTGCATGCATAAGTTATGGATGCGCTAGTTGAACTCAGTTGGGCCTGGGATTTTCCAAGGGATTGGGGCAACTGGCACAAGTCGAgagctgccgctgtcgctgcctctgcttcTCATGCTGCTGACGCTTCTGTCAGCGCAACATATTGACACAGTAAACTGCTTAGATTGTCAGAGTTCGAGAGGATACAGCTTCGCGAAAGGTGCATTGAAGTTTCAGAGAGTGCGCGACTCAAAGGTAAACCCACAAAATGCCAAGACTACTAaacgttgcatactttttggcatGCAGACTCTGTCTCTGCCAACCATTTGTCTCTGTGCCTCTTTCTCCGTGTCTGTACGTGCTATGAGGCATATGAGCCGGAGTCACAGCCAAGTCAGAGTCTCTGCTGCTCTTGCTGTTGTCCGGTTCGAATTGTATTTACCAACTTAtatttccacacacacattcagtgTATCGTCTCTAAGAAATCCATTCTACTCGGTTCggcattcatttttttttttttgtttttgtgtgttatTTTACTCAGCAGTTAGGTTTGTTTAAGGTCTCCTCAAAGGGCGAGATACAATTTTCACGAGAGAGCCAAGGAAActttacctctctctctctctctatctcactTTCTGGCCGGCTAGAGAGCAGCGATTTTTCTAAAGCGCCATTTTGCCCGCTGTGGTTCGGTTTTTAGTCTTATGCTCTCAGAGTGAAAAACGTGCACATGCGTCATGAAGCAGAGAGAGAGTTAAGGTATGAGAGAGAAAAATTCACCCGTTTTAaggtaataatattaaattttccgGTTTTTTGCATCTTTTACCCCTCTTTTGgtatgaataatatttaatttattaacc
The genomic region above belongs to Drosophila innubila isolate TH190305 chromosome 3R unlocalized genomic scaffold, UK_Dinn_1.0 2_E_3R, whole genome shotgun sequence and contains:
- the LOC117791010 gene encoding uncharacterized protein LOC117791010, with protein sequence MGRKCRFSRPKVTASYSTYKLSRSVDDPKLDIPPIDENRRYWYLTHRHKTDKNHTKLPYDELNEINSIKRFVKPDREYVSREPSFTKFKVPFQMICQERYNSSVKRYDEQFCREINNLIDNQPTARQATYFVRVVSYTTLWPPYHNESEIIDTSRRFYALTQKERNRFHHIMSHDYSFT